Below is a genomic region from Streptosporangiales bacterium.
GAGGTCGAGGCGGAGCCCCCGGCGTCCGGGACCGTCTACCGGAGCCTCGGCGGCACCTGTGCCCTGCTCGACGACGCCCTGGCCGAACGCCTCCACGGCGACGGCGTCGCGAAGGACTCCGCCGGGTCCGGCTCGGACGACGAGCACAGCACGTGCCAGTGGTCCGGTGGCACCGTGACCGTCGAGATCGATGCGGACCGGCAGGACTACCCCGAGGGTGAAGAGGTCGATCGATCGGTCGACGAGTTCACGTCCGCACGCTGGTCGGAGGACGAGGGCGACCCGGCCGATGGCCAGCCCGAGGACCTCGCGACGCCGGGCGACGAGGCGTACGCCGTGTACGACCCGGGGGCGGGCAGTGAGGACGAGGACGTGACCGTGCACGCGCGCAGCGGCAACGTCGTCCTCACCGTCACGGTGACGAACTCCGCGAAGCGGGAGATCGGCCACGACGCGATGGTCGAGCAGGCGACGCGGTTCGCGACGACCGCGCTCGACCGCGTGCCACGGTCCTGACGCGTCAGCGCCCCGGCTGCGGGCCTCCCAGCAGCGCTGTGGCGTAGTCGGCGAGCATCGCCTCGAAGAGGGCGTCGACGTCGGTCAGCACGAAGCGCAGGTGGCCGTAGATCTCCAGGGCGACGAGCCCGTACAGCCGGGTCCACGCCTCGAGGAACAGCTTGACCAGGCCCAGCGGCGCGTCGGGATGGTCGGTCTGGTCGAGGAACGCCCGCATCTGCTCGCGCAGGACCGGGGCGAGCGCGTCGTCGGCATCGACGGGGACCGGTTGCCGGCGCCAGATGGCGACGAACAGCTCGAAGAAGTAGCCGCACATGCGCCGGACGTTCGGGGTGCCGCAGTGCGGCGGTACCTGATCGCCCTCCGGTGCGGGTGCGAGACCGAACGCCAGTTGGAACTCGCGTGGATGCCCGGTGCACCAGGCGCGGAAGGTGCGCGCCGCGGTCATCAGCTGGACCGCGGGGTCGTCGGGCGGCTCGGCCAGGCACGCCCGTTCGAGGTCGTCGCCGAGCTCCCCGACGACGAGGTCGGTGAGTTCGAGCAGCAGGCTCTCGTGGCGCGGGAAGTAGCGGTAGAGCGCGGGTGCGGTCATGCCGACCTCGTGGGCGACCGCGCGCAGCGTGACGTTCGCGGGACCGCCCTGCGCGAGCAGCCGGCGCGCGGCGTCGAGGATGTCGTGCCGGGTGGACGCACGGACGGCCTCCCGCCGTGTGACCTGCGCCTCCATCGCCGCTCCCTTGACAGAAGTGAACACCGTATGCAGAGTTAACACCGTTCATAGTAAACGGTGTTAACGCTGGCTCCGTCCCGGCAGTGTACCCACGGAGGTCCCCGTGTTCGAGTCGCTCGGTCGTGCCGTCCACCGGCTGCGTTGGCTGGTGCTCGCGCTCGCAGCCGCGTTCGTAGTCCTCGGTGGCGCCTGGGGGACGCAGGTCGCCGACCACCTGCGACCCGGCGGCTTCACGCACACCGACAGCGAGAGCGCCGACGCGCAACGGGTGCTCGAGGACGCGCTCGGCCGCGACGCGACCGACATCCTCGTGCTCTACCGCAGCGACACGATGACGGTGGACGACCCATGCTTCGCCGCGGCGGTGCGCGACACGGTGCGCGACCTGCCGAAGGACCTGGTGTCGTCGTCCGCGGATCTCTGGTCGACGCGGTCACAGCAGTTCGCGTCCACCGACCGGCATGCGACGTACGTCGCGCTCCGGCTGGCGTCCGACGACGACGGGCGGCAGATGGACATCGTCGACGAGCTGCAGCCGAAGCTCGACGCGCCT
It encodes:
- a CDS encoding TetR family transcriptional regulator, with the protein product MEAQVTRREAVRASTRHDILDAARRLLAQGGPANVTLRAVAHEVGMTAPALYRYFPRHESLLLELTDLVVGELGDDLERACLAEPPDDPAVQLMTAARTFRAWCTGHPREFQLAFGLAPAPEGDQVPPHCGTPNVRRMCGYFFELFVAIWRRQPVPVDADDALAPVLREQMRAFLDQTDHPDAPLGLVKLFLEAWTRLYGLVALEIYGHLRFVLTDVDALFEAMLADYATALLGGPQPGR
- a CDS encoding MMPL family transporter, producing the protein MFESLGRAVHRLRWLVLALAAAFVVLGGAWGTQVADHLRPGGFTHTDSESADAQRVLEDALGRDATDILVLYRSDTMTVDDPCFAAAVRDTVRDLPKDLVSSSADLWSTRSQQFASTDRHATYVALRLASDDDGRQMDIVDELQPKLDAPGLTEQVGGQAAVNRDVSDQVGEDLTRAEAISLPVVFVLLV